In Zingiber officinale cultivar Zhangliang chromosome 3A, Zo_v1.1, whole genome shotgun sequence, the DNA window CCGTCAATTGCAGACTCAAATATCACaatttttattttccttctcAAGTCTGCATTAAATTTGTATTTCTTTTTGGCAActtccattttttttttgcttcactTATCAAGCTAATGCAGGTTCCTGAAAATATAGTTTTTTCTTTTAGCTGACGAAGTGTTTGTTGTATAGAAAAAGGTCTCTATTTTAATGTTAAACTTCTAGTTTGTTTGAACTAGTGATACATCTAGGTACAAAAGGGCATGCAATGATAGTTGgccattaaaaaatattacaagaTGTAGAGGAACTGAGGCACAATGTTTCGGTGTAATATGTTGAAATGTCTCATTGGATAGTGCAAATAATACAAAAATGGTACTGTTAAAATTTATGTTCACAACTGTAGGATGCAGATTGACAACCTTAGGATGGATGATAAGCGTTAATAAATCTCATATGATTGAATATGATCCCTTTTTGATTAGCAGTAAGTTATAATTACTTCGCAACATGCGAGTTTGAAAAACACAAcacaacaaagaaaaaaaaaataacttagtcTCGTTGCGGGAATATTGTCACAGAAGCAGCAGGCTAGGAGTTTCTGGTCCATTTATACCAGTGACTCTGGTTCCTGCAACTTGCAAGCCAGCTTGAAATAGTTACACCAAATAGTTGGACTAACATGACTGGAAGATCCTAGTCAACTTTCACAGTCAACATGCCACACATTGAAAaaattgaaatcattttcaattgATATTTTTGTTTCAGGTTGCTATTTGTTTTATATTGCATACCTTGTaattcttaatattatttttattttttaaagacgTAGTAATTAACTTAGCTAATTAGAAATGTTGTCAGTTGTTAAATTTCAATTTACCTTGCCGTTTGCAGCTGTTTTACTTCATAATTCCTCTGCTCGTTGATTATTCTTGAATTCTAGTTTGGACATGCTGGTTTGCCTATGTTTTCCATTGTTATATTATTTGATCTGTCAAATTGCATTTGGTTACTCTATAATGTTTTTCTATTTATCTGATCACTGATGCAGTTAGTGTATTCTGAATGATTTCACTTCTTCCTCCTGTATTCTGAATGATCGAATGTTTGATGATTTAATCATTTTTACTACTGCAGGACTTGCAAGTTAAGTCCTCTCCACCAGCTCAGCCAACTACCATAAACAATGATCCTGCTATAATTCAGGCAAGGAGATAATCTTACTTAATTAGAATACTTGATTTTAAAGTCCTCAATAATGGATATATTTAAAAATCTTGACAGACACATTATCCTCATCCTGTATCTACCTCTACAAGTCTGCCTACTGCTGGAAGTGGAGGTACAACAACAGATGTTACTTCCCATTCGGCTCAGTTGGGACTTCCTAGGCCAACGTTTCAGGGCGGTTTACCTCCTTACCAGCCAAGTGGAGGCTTAGGGACTTGGGGTTCTTCACCCGCCCCACCAACTGCAAATGGTTCTGGGCTTGGAATGCCACCAATGTATTGGCAAGGATATTATGCCCCGTCTAGTGGGCTGCCACAGTTGCAACAGACAACATTGCTCAGACCGCCACCAGGATTGCCTCTGCCTCATTCAATGCAGCACCCTTTTCAATATCCCGGAATAAATCCTTCTTTACCATCTGGAGCTCAAAGTTTTCCTGAGCTTCCTCCTCTGTTTCCACAAGCCAACTCAAACCCAGCTCTGACATCTAGTCCTTTGCCATTGACATTGGATCTTTCATCAACAAGCTCATTATCTATGGAAACGTCATCCACTCTTTTGCAAAATAAGGCTCCTGTAACAACTCTCGCTGCATCAACTTTTGGCATTAGTCTTCCTCTGGCCTCACCATCCATTTCCAATTTTGAGAAAGTTATCCCTTCAACTACATCTGCTTTTAGCTCCAACCCTATCATCGGACATGGTTCTACCTTGCCATATTTATCCATTTCACAGGCAGAACCCCCTACCACTGTTTCATCAAGTTCTAGTCAAGTTGAAAAAGCAGTAGCCTTAGTGACTCCAGATAAGCTGTTGCCGCTTGTCACCTCTGTGCTTCCATCATCTCAGCCATTGCAGACAGGTAAAATAGATGCTGATGTTAAAGTGGGTGATGAGAAAGCTAAACTATTGCTTTCTGAACCAACACTTGGTGCACCTGCAGAAACCAAGGAGCCAATATTGCCACTGCCAAAATCTAACTTGCACAAGGTATGCTAATATTTTGGTGTTTACTATCACAGATTGAGTATGGTGGATGGTTGTAGTGACTGGGTTTTTCAGGTTGTTACTCTGTAAAGAAGTTATTAAACACTATATGCAAGTACTGTCCAATTTGATTTGTGGGACTTTCAGCAATCAGACTCTAGCATTGGCATTCCCTTTACGTGAtaacttttatttcaaaattttctttagtATTGTAAGTTGACTTTAGTGGAGCTATTATCATTTGCAGGCTAATGGGGCTACCTCACACAATTTCTACAATAGAGGGCGTGGAAGAGGGCAAGGAAACGTTGTACTGAAATACTTCCCTTTGAGTTATATTGAATTGACAGCATAAATACATTGGAAAGTTCTGGATTTGATGTTTATAACTACTTATAAGTGATTCGTGTTTGTTGTGGTTGCAGCCACGCCATGTGACAAAATTTACTGAAGACTTTGACTTCACAGCAATGAACGAAAAGTTCAACAAAGATGAAGTTTGGGGCAACCTTGGTAAAAATAAAACCCATTTGAAGGATAATGATGGAGTGTTTCAAGAAGATGAAACTTATGATACTCTGGAAGAAGACGATGATACTCTAAATAAGATCACGTCCAAGGTGCGTATTTTCACTAGAATCTTTTTTTGGGTTTTATGCAGTTACCTGGTTATATATTCTCACCTCTTCTTTTCAACTGttgcctatttcttttctttttgaagCCTGTGTACGTAAAGGATGATTTCTTTGATACTCTTTCTTGCACCACTCTTGATCGTGGAACTCGGGGTGGGAGAACAAGATTTTCGGAGCAGttgaaaatagacacagaggtaTATATGGAGTCTCTTCAGAGATGTTGTTGCCACCGTATTTGATGTTTATGCGTTTATTTCCACACTGCACATGCAGACTTTTGGGGATTTTACAAGACTACGGCCAGGTCGCAGTGGCGGACGTGGCTTCCGTGGCGGAGGACGTCGAGGATCCTACTACGGAGGTGGCTATGGATACAATAGAGGCCGTGGTTATGGTTACTCACATCGTGCTTCCTAGGGAAGGTACACACACTAGCTTTAAtgtttatgcaagaaaattccATTCAGCTTTAATCAGAATCGAATTGATCATCGTAGGGCTATGCCTAGAATATGTTCCCAGTCAGTGTTTCCTTCGACGTGCGACTGCCACACGGAGAATAAGCAGATGCAACCTCAAGCTAAAATTCTGCAAAAACATTTTGTCGATGGATGGCCCCTCGGGATATATTTTTCATTGTAGCAGTTATCTGTCACTGGCAAAACCTATGTTTCTGCATAGTTTAGCTTCATATTACTCGGATGCGAGGTTTGGTTGGTTAATGTTTTTCATTAGTTACATATCATGGTTTTCAGACCAATCTCATGTAAAACAGCAAAAGGAATGGGTTTTCCCCAATCTTGTGACTTGCTTAATGGAATCtacctagttttttttttttttgaaaaaaaatatttttgatgtgatattACATAGGAATAACATTCTGTTTAGGGTTTACATACTGTGTTATGATCGATAAGCACCGGCTTCTGTCCTAAACTGCACGAATCATGTTTTCTTTGTTCTTGAATTTTTCAAATATGTGCATTCAGTTTGCTTGGCACGGTCCTCAGTCCGCCCCTTTAACATCTGTCCTGTCATGTTGGCCTGCTTAGATCGAGTGACCCTACTGATCTTGCTACATTCAACTGCCAATCCACTTCATTCTGAGTGACTTTTGGCGTGTTTCTATGGCATCTTGATCGGTTAAAATACCTTTATGCTCCAAACTTCCTTTGATCTTCACTATGGTGGCCTAACGTAATTAGAAGTTTGAAAAGTAGGCGTTGTAATCAGCAATAAGTATCAAATAGTTGCGTTAGTGGTTCAGTGTGCATCGCCACTGTAATCAGCAATAGGGATCGAGTACTTGCATTAAGGGTTCAGTGTGCATTGCCACTGTAATCAGCGTCAGGGGTGTGGTGTTCATCTAAAAGGGGGCAGAAAAAACACAAATCAGAGGGAATCATTCACTATATGCTAAACAATCGAAGGCCATAAATAGTCCAATAATTCAAGCAATTAGTAATTTAGCATGGgaatagtttagataaatgctGTCATGCACAGTCAAGTTCAGCAGGATGTTTCATCAATGCTTAACAATCCAACTTGCAAGCTCCCTTTGTCCCAGTAACCATGTATGCCTCCACTGGATCATGATTATGATCATGACCATGTTTGTTGTGTTTATGATGGTGGTGATGGTGATGCCCATGCTTATGATGAGACTTCTTGGTATCCCATGGCTTCCCGGTCTCAGGCTCTCCTTCTGGCAATTTGTGCAGGGAAGAATTATTGTGTTTGTTAGCATCATAATTAGACAATACTTCTGAGCTTGGCCTGTGCTGTCGCCTGTGGCTGGAGCTTTGTTTCCTTATTTCAGCGTCTGAACTAGAATCCTCATCACCTGACAGATGATGGTGTTTGTGGCGCTTAGAATGACTTTTCCTGTTAGATCTCTTTTCATCACCTTCACTGCTTGAGCTGTTGGAGTCCACTGTGGGCGATCTACTATGCTTCTTCCTGTGAGTGTGCCTCTTCCTGTGTGAATCATCCTCACTGCTATCTTCATCACTGGAGCTCGAGCTCCTTTTGTTGGATCTGTGTTTCCTTCTACCAACATCTTCTGAGTCAGGCTTGCCGCCATGTTTCCTGTGTTTCTTTTGAACTCTCCTTTTTCTATGCTTCCTATCAGAATAACTGCTGTCAGAATCATTGTCACTGTCTGATTCAGAGTAGGATCTTCTTTTGTGCTTTGTTGAAGCCTTTAATTTCGACTCTCTTGCTTCTGCATCAGCCTTTGCCTTAGCAGCAGCTTCAAGTTTCTGCTCCCATTTCAAGGGGGCCTCTTTCTTATCCagaattctcttcttcttctcttcaacGAATTGCAAGAACTTCTTGCAGTCCATTTGATAGTATACCAGAACAACTTGACACCTGCATATATGTGAAATGATGCAAGGAAGTGCATCTCACAAAAGAGAAAAA includes these proteins:
- the LOC122051380 gene encoding protein decapping 5-like isoform X2, which codes for MAPETSRSGASADSYIGSLISLTSKSEIRYEGILYSINTEESSIGLRNVRSFGTEGRKKDGPQIPPSDKIYEYILFRGTDIKDLQVKSSPPAQPTTINNDPAIIQTHYPHPVSTSTSLPTAGSGGTTTDVTSHSAQLGLPRPTFQGGLPPYQPSGGLGTWGSSPAPPTANGSGLGMPPMYWQGYYAPSSGLPQLQQTTLLRPPPGLPLPHSMQHPFQYPGINPSLPSGAQSFPELPPLFPQANSNPALTSSPLPLTLDLSSTSSLSMETSSTLLQNKAPVTTLAASTFGISLPLASPSISNFEKVIPSTTSAFSSNPIIGHGSTLPYLSISQAEPPTTVSSSSSQVEKAVALVTPDKLLPLVTSVLPSSQPLQTGKIDADVKVGDEKAKLLLSEPTLGAPAETKEPILPLPKSNLHKANGATSHNFYNRGRGRGQGNPRHVTKFTEDFDFTAMNEKFNKDEVWGNLGKNKTHLKDNDGVFQEDETYDTLEEDDDTLNKITSKPVYVKDDFFDTLSCTTLDRGTRGGRTRFSEQLKIDTETFGDFTRLRPGRSGGRGFRGGGRRGSYYGGGYGYNRGRGYGYSHRAS
- the LOC122051380 gene encoding protein decapping 5-like isoform X4, giving the protein MAPETSRSGASADSYIGSLISLTSKSEIRYEGILYSINTEESSIGLRNVRSFGTEGRKKDGPQIPPSDKIYEYILFRGTDIKDLQVKSSPPAQPTTINNDPAIIQTHYPHPVSTSTSLPTAGSGGTTTDVTSHSAQLGLPRPTFQGGLPPYQPSGGLGTWGSSPAPPTANGSGLGMPPMYWQGYYAPSSGLPQLQQTTLLRPPPGLPLPHSMQHPFQYPGINPSLPSGAQSFPELPPLFPQANSNPALTSSPLPLTLDLSSTSSLSMETSSTLLQNKAPVTTLAASTFGISLPLASPSISNFEKVIPSTTSAFSSNPIIGHGSTLPYLSISQAEPPTTVSSSSSQVEKAVALVTPDKLLPLVTSVLPSSQPLQTETKEPILPLPKSNLHKANGATSHNFYNRGRGRGQGNPRHVTKFTEDFDFTAMNEKFNKDEVWGNLGKNKTHLKDNDGVFQEDETYDTLEEDDDTLNKITSKPVYVKDDFFDTLSCTTLDRGTRGGRTRFSEQLKIDTETFGDFTRLRPGRSGGRGFRGGGRRGSYYGGGYGYNRGRGYGYSHRAS
- the LOC122051380 gene encoding protein decapping 5-like isoform X1, yielding MAPETSRSGASADSYIGSLISLTSKSEIRYEGILYSINTEESSIGLRNVRSFGTEGRKKDGPQIPPSDKIYEYILFRGTDIKDLQVKSSPPAQPTTINNDPAIIQTHYPHPVSTSTSLPTAGSGGTTTDVTSHSAQLGLPRPTFQGGLPPYQPSGGLGTWGSSPAPPTANGSGLGMPPMYWQGYYAPSSGLPQLQQTTLLRPPPGLPLPHSMQHPFQYPGINPSLPSGAQSFPELPPLFPQANSNPALTSSPLPLTLDLSSTSSLSMETSSTLLQNKAPVTTLAASTFGISLPLASPSISNFEKVIPSTTSAFSSNPIIGHGSTLPYLSISQAEPPTTVSSSSSQVEKAVALVTPDKLLPLVTSVLPSSQPLQTGKIDADVKVGDEKAKLLLSEPTLGAPAETKEPILPLPKSNLHKANGATSHNFYNRGRGRGQGNVPRHVTKFTEDFDFTAMNEKFNKDEVWGNLGKNKTHLKDNDGVFQEDETYDTLEEDDDTLNKITSKPVYVKDDFFDTLSCTTLDRGTRGGRTRFSEQLKIDTETFGDFTRLRPGRSGGRGFRGGGRRGSYYGGGYGYNRGRGYGYSHRAS
- the LOC122051380 gene encoding protein decapping 5-like isoform X3 encodes the protein MAPETSRSGASADSYIGSLISLTSKSEIRYEGILYSINTEESSIGLRNVRSFGTEGRKKDGPQIPPSDKIYEYILFRGTDIKDLQVKSSPPAQPTTINNDPAIIQTHYPHPVSTSTSLPTAGSGGTTTDVTSHSAQLGLPRPTFQGGLPPYQPSGGLGTWGSSPAPPTANGSGLGMPPMYWQGYYAPSSGLPQLQQTTLLRPPPGLPLPHSMQHPFQYPGINPSLPSGAQSFPELPPLFPQANSNPALTSSPLPLTLDLSSTSSLSMETSSTLLQNKAPVTTLAASTFGISLPLASPSISNFEKVIPSTTSAFSSNPIIGHGSTLPYLSISQAEPPTTVSSSSSQVEKAVALVTPDKLLPLVTSVLPSSQPLQTETKEPILPLPKSNLHKANGATSHNFYNRGRGRGQGNVPRHVTKFTEDFDFTAMNEKFNKDEVWGNLGKNKTHLKDNDGVFQEDETYDTLEEDDDTLNKITSKPVYVKDDFFDTLSCTTLDRGTRGGRTRFSEQLKIDTETFGDFTRLRPGRSGGRGFRGGGRRGSYYGGGYGYNRGRGYGYSHRAS
- the LOC122051383 gene encoding sarcoplasmic reticulum histidine-rich calcium-binding protein-like yields the protein MDCKKFLQFVEEKKKRILDKKEAPLKWEQKLEAAAKAKADAEARESKLKASTKHKRRSYSESDSDNDSDSSYSDRKHRKRRVQKKHRKHGGKPDSEDVGRRKHRSNKRSSSSSDEDSSEDDSHRKRHTHRKKHSRSPTVDSNSSSSEGDEKRSNRKSHSKRHKHHHLSGDEDSSSDAEIRKQSSSHRRQHRPSSEVLSNYDANKHNNSSLHKLPEGEPETGKPWDTKKSHHKHGHHHHHHHKHNKHGHDHNHDPVEAYMVTGTKGACKLDC